A section of the Oncorhynchus gorbuscha isolate QuinsamMale2020 ecotype Even-year linkage group LG06, OgorEven_v1.0, whole genome shotgun sequence genome encodes:
- the LOC124038188 gene encoding uncharacterized protein LOC124038188 isoform X1 codes for MGRGGGRKRGKGNGPPPFDMGPRRPHPFDMGPGPGWCGPPGPFGPFHGGPGPHPNFMGDPMMQGPMPPDYHGYGPGYGPMGPGGPMDGYGPRGPMDGYGPMGPGGPMDGCFDGPPMDGPGFGYGPGMPGPYDPMMGNVPGPMPPPVMAPPVMPPPGIPPPGMPPMVPPLDNSGFPPPWQSEVNPYAVPPPSWPVPTTALLPTETTVVPDVWGLCRGSEVPQPDPPQPDEQKTKVSKKDKKSSGKKSYNDKPPPPGRSKGVISFIGPTYGYIERDDLKKYSFTFDAFLGVPKNMIPGVRVHFTAYKEKAGECATDVSVPPGGTEEIDSTIIEGFVCNAIPEQQPGAKQKPGQIEANIDGKTRALLYSEKDSTITLLQGDHVTFNLLTDIVSQNVRATSIRPKTPQTFKITGEKREVGVIMSVKGGSGTIMAANQNNLPFETTENMSLTEFAVMDEVDFTVVTVKGKEKAIRVRKLKCLVTLEDTMEKKVEDTAGKDKWKPVAPVEMVLPQRTVVFEDVSTVQQAGTVIKAVPKVSDKKQEQGLLEVWEGGTQKPLSFEAADVLTDATMFDGDKVHFNISTNRETKEERAVNVEILSETFEESTEQRRTGVVVQAGELSGTIKCHQSPQLLFFHLTEVMEETKLDISEKVEFSVIPLETAEGGNQAIRIKRFIDSVFTRVPKLVGVAAKEKKKMTIKLMRDSKLLIKGAGVKVEHKDDDLTNDKPALEESDKMKAVVKTLRSKTAGSGSGGKDSDSSRRRYGRRSRSPSLDQFGRVKKRRTTSRERKEQDGSNRYRSSRSHSRSRSRERSSRGSRRRSHSLERKDSKHRSSSKERTSSKRSHSKERDGSSQRSSKNGSSSGSKPPDRMNDELERKKRELDELNELIYRKRAMVAMEQHGGVPNFLPEGKPMEKTCFDYNHGMPELPPKPKPPTDIKPKSILKKRPDHVTGPLFPIQTEPPKAQPLDQRLVEQYGYDVETPYKPHSAQPPFTQTSSQKSYYEGSPAGHPAPDLSAKYDPYEQTSREHPSQPSPVRQTPLDPHSSKRPPSRESQEKNPNLNTQLARFLNILNKGVDAGLLSTVVKESREEIAGIQEDSSLPQKCYRGLRERGDEDQYKDAYRGREEEPERLHRAFDMERVKTSEAKDDPRHEDRLLPHERAIQDSGGFSGILGMTSHTQFLREPERVEEEDDFLYGGKAPAAAAEEERYEKPGRTDRSRDDGRSSPARAPVEETKKHESQDKTQHFDKIKSLLQAIGLNLNTSEVTKLADRTQERLYGTKSSKHSSDSSERETKHSSRRGDRHRRRNTDSSDSERLRSASPSRSSQQEVYLSPQDTPEYGGFLDPEEEAALEKARQMQSLTKKVSVSPPTTSPTSSSHPGTSYSTTKWNFPEKRQPIAPKGWPSKGCTTNYLSSLPPGPLSPPKYFPCPILDKHTSCSSWSTSSWGVYLCFTCGTIPWPTHSLAHRLLWASWCPHDTVCKYSAHTTSEYIESGDCIESHNGCLESNPPSQQPV; via the exons ATGGGACGAGGAGGTGGTCGGAAGCGTGGAAAAGGCAATGGACCTCCTCCATTTGACATGGGACCAAGGCGGCCTCATCCATTTGACATGGGCCCAGGACCAGGTTGGTGTGGGCCGCCTGGACCTTTTGGTCCTTTTCACGGTGGCCCCGGTCCACATCCTAACTTTATGGGAGATCCAATGATGCAAGGCCCCATGCCCCCAGATTATCACGGATATGGGCCAGGCTATGGGCCAATGGGTCCAGGTGGCCCCATGGATGGATACGGGCCAAGAGGCCCCATGGATGGGTATGGGCCAATGGGTCCAGGTGGACCTATGGATGGATGTTTTGATGGGCCACCGATGGATGGGCCAGGATTCGGGTATGGTCCAGGTATGCCCGGACCATATGATCCAATGATGGGCAATGTACCAGGACCAATGCCCCCCCCAGTCATGGCCCCGCCAGTTATGCCCCCCCCTGGTATTCCTCCCCCAGGTATGCCGCCCATGGTCCCGCCTCTGGACAACTCTGGCTTTCCTCCACCCTGGCAAAGCGAG GTAAACCCTTATGCTGTTCCTCCGCCATCGTGG CCCGTTCCGACAACAGCCCTCCTTCCGACTGAGACAACTGTAGTGCCTGATGTGTGGGGACTCTGCCGGGGCTCCGAGGTCCCTCAGCCTGATCCACCCCAGCCTGATGAACAGAAGACCAAAGTGTCCAAGAAGGACAAAAAATCATCAGGGAAGAAGAGCTACAATGACAA GCCTCCTCCACCTGGAAGATCCAAGGGGGTCATCTCGTTCATTGGG CCAACTTATGGCTACATCGAAAGAGACGATCTCAAAAAATATTCCTTCACTTTTGATGCTTTTCTGGGAGTCCCCAAGAACATGATACCTGGAGTCAGGGTGCATTTTACAGCCTATAAGGAGAAG GCAGGGGAGTGTGCCACCGATGTATCTGTACCTCCAGGGGGGACTGAGGAGATTGACTCCACCATTATTGAAGGTTTTGTCTGCAATGCTATCCCGGAGCAGCAG CCTGGTGCAAAGCAGAAACCTGGCCAAATTGAGGCCAACATCGATGGCAAGACAAGAGCGCTGCTTTACTCAGAGAAGGACAGCACCATCACCCTGTTGCAAGGGGACCATGTGACGTTCAATTTGTTAACCGACATAGTTTCCCAAAACGTTAGAGCCACTAGTATTCGGCCAAAGACACCACAGACTTTTAAGATCactggagagaagagggaggtg GGTGTGATAATGAGCGTAAAGGGTGGCTCTGGCACCATAATGGCAGCGAACCAGAACAACCTGCCCTTTGAGACCACAGAGAACATGAGTCTAACTGAGTTCGCTGTTATGGATGAGGTGGACTTCACAGTCGTCACA GTCAAAGGGAAGGAGAAGGCCATCAGAGTAAGGAAGCTGAAGTGCTTGGTGACACTGGAAGATACCATGGAGAAGAAGGTTGAAGACACTGCAGGAAAAGACAAG TGGAAGCCAGTGGCCCCAGTGGAGATGGTGTTGCCCCAGAGGACTGTGGTGTTTGAGGACGTTAGCACTGTGCAGCAGGCAGGAACGGTCATTAAGGCTGTCCCCAAGGTGTCCGACAAGAAGCAG GAGCAGGGCCTTTTGGAGGTGTGGGAGGGTGGCACACAGAAACCGTTATCGTTTGAAGCCGCTGACGTTCTGACTGACGCCACCATGTTCGACGGAGACAAGGTTCACTTTAACATCTCCACCAACCGTGAGACCAAGGAGGAGCGTGCCGTCAACGTGGAGATTCTCTCCGAGACGTTTGAGGAGTCAACAGAGCAACGCAGAACT GGTGTGGTGGTGCAAGCTGGGGAGCTGTCTGGGACCATTAAGTGCCATCAGAGCCCCCAGCTGCTCTTCTTCCATCTGACTGAGGTCATGGAGGAGACGAAACTGGACATCTCAGAGAAGGTGGAGTTTAGTGTCATTCCG CTTGAAACAGCTGAAGGAGGTAACCAAGCGATCAGGATCAAACGCTTTATCGACAGTGTCTTCACCCGTGTGCCCAAGCTTGTGGGCGTGGCAGCAAAAGAAAAG AAGAAGATGACCATCAAACTGATGAGAGACTCAAAACTGCTCATCAAGGGCGCAGGTGTCAAAGTAGAGCACAAAGATGATGATCTTAC CAACGACAAACCTGCCTTGGAGGAGTCGGACAAGATGAAAGCAGTCGTAAAAACTCTGCGGTCAAAAACTGCTGGCTCTGGATCTGGTGGCAAGGACTCGGACAGCAGCCGGCGGCGATATGGGCGCAGAAGCCGGAGCCCCAGCCTAGACCAGTTTGGCCGGGTGAAGAAAAGGCGGACCACCAGCAGGGAGCGCAAAGAGCAGGATGGTAGCAACAGGTACAGGAGCAGTCGCAGTCACAGCAGGAGTcggagcagggagaggagcagcCGTGGGAGCAGGAGGCGAAGCCACAGTCTGGAGAGAAAAGATTCCAAGCACAGGAGCAGCAGCAAGGAGAGGACATCCTCGAAAAGGAGCCACAGCAAGGAGCGAGATGGAAGCAGTCAGAGGAGCTCCAAGAACGGTTCAAGCTCGGGAAGTAAACCTCCAGATAGAATGAACGATGAGCTagaaagaaagaagagggaaCTAGATGAGCTCAATGAGTTGATATACCGCAAGAGAGCCATGGTCGCCATGGAGCAACATGGTGGAGTTCCCAATTTCCTGCCAGAAGGGAAGCCTATGGAGAAGACCTGCTTTGACTACAATCATGGAATGCCAGAGCTTCCTCCAAAACCTAAACCACCCACTGACATCAAACCCAAGTCCATTCTGAAGAAGCGCCCAGACCATGTCACAGGGCCACTTTTCCCAATTCAG ACCGAACCCCCTAAAGCTCAACCTCTTGATCAAAGGCTCGTGGAACAGTACGGTTATGACGTTGAGACGCCCTATAAACCACACTCTGCCCAACCACCCTTCACCCAAACATCCAGTCAGAAGTCCTATTATGAAGGTTCACCTGCTGGACATCCTGCTCCTGACCTATCTGCAAAGTATGATCCATATGAGCAGACTTCTAGAGAGCACCCATCACAACCTTCTCCAGTTCGCCAAACACCTCTTGACCCTCATTCTTCAAAACGACCTCCCAGCCGAGAGTCTCAGGAAAAGAACCCTAACTTGAACACCCAGCTCGCCCGTTTCCTCAACATCCTCAACAAAGGTGTGGATGCCGGTCTGCTGTCCACTGTGGTCAAGGAGTCTCGAGAGGAGATTGCTGGTATTCAGGAGGATAGTTCCCTCCCTCAAAAGTGTTATCGTGGGTTGCGTGAACGTGGGGATGAAGATCAGTACAAGGATGCCtacaggggaagagaggaggagccaGAGCGGCTGCACAGGGCCTTCGACATGGAGCGAGTGAAGACCTCTGAGGCTAAAGATGACCCCAGACACGAAGACCGGCTGCTGCCTCACGAGAGAGCAATCCAGGACAGTGGTGGCTTTTCCGGAATTCTAGGAATGACGTCCCACACCCAGTTCCTGAGAGAACCTGAACgtgtggaggaagaggatgacTTCCTCTATGGGGGTAAAGCCCCAGCAGCAGCGGCTGAGGAGGAGCGCTATGAGAAACCTGGGCGCACAGACAGATCCAGGGATGACGGGAGGTccagcccagccagagccccggTGGAGGAGACCAAGAAGCATGAGAGTCAGGACAAGACACAGCACTTCGACAAGATCAAGAGCCTGCTCCAGGCCATCGGCCTGAACCTGAACACCTCCGAGGTCACCAAGCTGGCAGACAGGACCCAGGAGCGCCTCTACGGGACAAAGTCATCCAAACACTCATCAGattcctctgagagagagacgaAGCACTCATCTAGGCGGGGAGATCGGCATCGGCGACGCAACACCGACTCATCTGATTCCGAACGCCTCCGGTCGGCCTCGCCCTCCAGGTCTTCCCAGCAGGAGGTGTACCTCAGCCCCCAAGACACCCCGGAATATGGAGGGTTCCTTGACCCGGAAGAGGAGGCTGCCTTGGAGAAGGCAAGGCAGATGCAGAGCCTCACCAAGAAAGTGAGCGTCTCGCCCCCCaccacctctcccacctcctcctcacaTCCTGGCACATCCTATTCCACCACAAAGTGGAACTTCCCtgagaagagacagcccattgcTCCTAAGGGTTGGCCTAGCAAGGGGTGTACTACCAACTATCTCTCATCACTGCCGCCCGGTCCCTTAAGCCCCCCAAAATATTTCCCCTGTCCCATCCTTGACAAACACACCTCATGTTCCAGCTGGTCAACAAGCAGCTGGGGTGTATACTTATGTTTCACCTGTGGGACAATCCCCTGGCCTACCCACAGCCTTGCCCACCGCTTATTATGGGCATCCTGGTGCCCCCATGATACCGTTTGCAAATACTCAGCTCACACAACAAGTGAATATATTGAATCAGGTGACTGTATCGAATCCCACAATGGATGTCTTGAGTCAAATCCTCCAAGTCAACAGCCAGTCTAG
- the LOC124038188 gene encoding uncharacterized protein LOC124038188 isoform X2, translating to MPPMVPPLDNSGFPPPWQSEVNPYAVPPPSWPVPTTALLPTETTVVPDVWGLCRGSEVPQPDPPQPDEQKTKVSKKDKKSSGKKSYNDKPPPPGRSKGVISFIGPTYGYIERDDLKKYSFTFDAFLGVPKNMIPGVRVHFTAYKEKAGECATDVSVPPGGTEEIDSTIIEGFVCNAIPEQQPGAKQKPGQIEANIDGKTRALLYSEKDSTITLLQGDHVTFNLLTDIVSQNVRATSIRPKTPQTFKITGEKREVGVIMSVKGGSGTIMAANQNNLPFETTENMSLTEFAVMDEVDFTVVTVKGKEKAIRVRKLKCLVTLEDTMEKKVEDTAGKDKWKPVAPVEMVLPQRTVVFEDVSTVQQAGTVIKAVPKVSDKKQEQGLLEVWEGGTQKPLSFEAADVLTDATMFDGDKVHFNISTNRETKEERAVNVEILSETFEESTEQRRTGVVVQAGELSGTIKCHQSPQLLFFHLTEVMEETKLDISEKVEFSVIPLETAEGGNQAIRIKRFIDSVFTRVPKLVGVAAKEKKKMTIKLMRDSKLLIKGAGVKVEHKDDDLTNDKPALEESDKMKAVVKTLRSKTAGSGSGGKDSDSSRRRYGRRSRSPSLDQFGRVKKRRTTSRERKEQDGSNRYRSSRSHSRSRSRERSSRGSRRRSHSLERKDSKHRSSSKERTSSKRSHSKERDGSSQRSSKNGSSSGSKPPDRMNDELERKKRELDELNELIYRKRAMVAMEQHGGVPNFLPEGKPMEKTCFDYNHGMPELPPKPKPPTDIKPKSILKKRPDHVTGPLFPIQTEPPKAQPLDQRLVEQYGYDVETPYKPHSAQPPFTQTSSQKSYYEGSPAGHPAPDLSAKYDPYEQTSREHPSQPSPVRQTPLDPHSSKRPPSRESQEKNPNLNTQLARFLNILNKGVDAGLLSTVVKESREEIAGIQEDSSLPQKCYRGLRERGDEDQYKDAYRGREEEPERLHRAFDMERVKTSEAKDDPRHEDRLLPHERAIQDSGGFSGILGMTSHTQFLREPERVEEEDDFLYGGKAPAAAAEEERYEKPGRTDRSRDDGRSSPARAPVEETKKHESQDKTQHFDKIKSLLQAIGLNLNTSEVTKLADRTQERLYGTKSSKHSSDSSERETKHSSRRGDRHRRRNTDSSDSERLRSASPSRSSQQEVYLSPQDTPEYGGFLDPEEEAALEKARQMQSLTKKVSVSPPTTSPTSSSHPGTSYSTTKWNFPEKRQPIAPKGWPSKGCTTNYLSSLPPGPLSPPKYFPCPILDKHTSCSSWSTSSWGVYLCFTCGTIPWPTHSLAHRLLWASWCPHDTVCKYSAHTTSEYIESGDCIESHNGCLESNPPSQQPV from the exons ATGCCGCCCATGGTCCCGCCTCTGGACAACTCTGGCTTTCCTCCACCCTGGCAAAGCGAG GTAAACCCTTATGCTGTTCCTCCGCCATCGTGG CCCGTTCCGACAACAGCCCTCCTTCCGACTGAGACAACTGTAGTGCCTGATGTGTGGGGACTCTGCCGGGGCTCCGAGGTCCCTCAGCCTGATCCACCCCAGCCTGATGAACAGAAGACCAAAGTGTCCAAGAAGGACAAAAAATCATCAGGGAAGAAGAGCTACAATGACAA GCCTCCTCCACCTGGAAGATCCAAGGGGGTCATCTCGTTCATTGGG CCAACTTATGGCTACATCGAAAGAGACGATCTCAAAAAATATTCCTTCACTTTTGATGCTTTTCTGGGAGTCCCCAAGAACATGATACCTGGAGTCAGGGTGCATTTTACAGCCTATAAGGAGAAG GCAGGGGAGTGTGCCACCGATGTATCTGTACCTCCAGGGGGGACTGAGGAGATTGACTCCACCATTATTGAAGGTTTTGTCTGCAATGCTATCCCGGAGCAGCAG CCTGGTGCAAAGCAGAAACCTGGCCAAATTGAGGCCAACATCGATGGCAAGACAAGAGCGCTGCTTTACTCAGAGAAGGACAGCACCATCACCCTGTTGCAAGGGGACCATGTGACGTTCAATTTGTTAACCGACATAGTTTCCCAAAACGTTAGAGCCACTAGTATTCGGCCAAAGACACCACAGACTTTTAAGATCactggagagaagagggaggtg GGTGTGATAATGAGCGTAAAGGGTGGCTCTGGCACCATAATGGCAGCGAACCAGAACAACCTGCCCTTTGAGACCACAGAGAACATGAGTCTAACTGAGTTCGCTGTTATGGATGAGGTGGACTTCACAGTCGTCACA GTCAAAGGGAAGGAGAAGGCCATCAGAGTAAGGAAGCTGAAGTGCTTGGTGACACTGGAAGATACCATGGAGAAGAAGGTTGAAGACACTGCAGGAAAAGACAAG TGGAAGCCAGTGGCCCCAGTGGAGATGGTGTTGCCCCAGAGGACTGTGGTGTTTGAGGACGTTAGCACTGTGCAGCAGGCAGGAACGGTCATTAAGGCTGTCCCCAAGGTGTCCGACAAGAAGCAG GAGCAGGGCCTTTTGGAGGTGTGGGAGGGTGGCACACAGAAACCGTTATCGTTTGAAGCCGCTGACGTTCTGACTGACGCCACCATGTTCGACGGAGACAAGGTTCACTTTAACATCTCCACCAACCGTGAGACCAAGGAGGAGCGTGCCGTCAACGTGGAGATTCTCTCCGAGACGTTTGAGGAGTCAACAGAGCAACGCAGAACT GGTGTGGTGGTGCAAGCTGGGGAGCTGTCTGGGACCATTAAGTGCCATCAGAGCCCCCAGCTGCTCTTCTTCCATCTGACTGAGGTCATGGAGGAGACGAAACTGGACATCTCAGAGAAGGTGGAGTTTAGTGTCATTCCG CTTGAAACAGCTGAAGGAGGTAACCAAGCGATCAGGATCAAACGCTTTATCGACAGTGTCTTCACCCGTGTGCCCAAGCTTGTGGGCGTGGCAGCAAAAGAAAAG AAGAAGATGACCATCAAACTGATGAGAGACTCAAAACTGCTCATCAAGGGCGCAGGTGTCAAAGTAGAGCACAAAGATGATGATCTTAC CAACGACAAACCTGCCTTGGAGGAGTCGGACAAGATGAAAGCAGTCGTAAAAACTCTGCGGTCAAAAACTGCTGGCTCTGGATCTGGTGGCAAGGACTCGGACAGCAGCCGGCGGCGATATGGGCGCAGAAGCCGGAGCCCCAGCCTAGACCAGTTTGGCCGGGTGAAGAAAAGGCGGACCACCAGCAGGGAGCGCAAAGAGCAGGATGGTAGCAACAGGTACAGGAGCAGTCGCAGTCACAGCAGGAGTcggagcagggagaggagcagcCGTGGGAGCAGGAGGCGAAGCCACAGTCTGGAGAGAAAAGATTCCAAGCACAGGAGCAGCAGCAAGGAGAGGACATCCTCGAAAAGGAGCCACAGCAAGGAGCGAGATGGAAGCAGTCAGAGGAGCTCCAAGAACGGTTCAAGCTCGGGAAGTAAACCTCCAGATAGAATGAACGATGAGCTagaaagaaagaagagggaaCTAGATGAGCTCAATGAGTTGATATACCGCAAGAGAGCCATGGTCGCCATGGAGCAACATGGTGGAGTTCCCAATTTCCTGCCAGAAGGGAAGCCTATGGAGAAGACCTGCTTTGACTACAATCATGGAATGCCAGAGCTTCCTCCAAAACCTAAACCACCCACTGACATCAAACCCAAGTCCATTCTGAAGAAGCGCCCAGACCATGTCACAGGGCCACTTTTCCCAATTCAG ACCGAACCCCCTAAAGCTCAACCTCTTGATCAAAGGCTCGTGGAACAGTACGGTTATGACGTTGAGACGCCCTATAAACCACACTCTGCCCAACCACCCTTCACCCAAACATCCAGTCAGAAGTCCTATTATGAAGGTTCACCTGCTGGACATCCTGCTCCTGACCTATCTGCAAAGTATGATCCATATGAGCAGACTTCTAGAGAGCACCCATCACAACCTTCTCCAGTTCGCCAAACACCTCTTGACCCTCATTCTTCAAAACGACCTCCCAGCCGAGAGTCTCAGGAAAAGAACCCTAACTTGAACACCCAGCTCGCCCGTTTCCTCAACATCCTCAACAAAGGTGTGGATGCCGGTCTGCTGTCCACTGTGGTCAAGGAGTCTCGAGAGGAGATTGCTGGTATTCAGGAGGATAGTTCCCTCCCTCAAAAGTGTTATCGTGGGTTGCGTGAACGTGGGGATGAAGATCAGTACAAGGATGCCtacaggggaagagaggaggagccaGAGCGGCTGCACAGGGCCTTCGACATGGAGCGAGTGAAGACCTCTGAGGCTAAAGATGACCCCAGACACGAAGACCGGCTGCTGCCTCACGAGAGAGCAATCCAGGACAGTGGTGGCTTTTCCGGAATTCTAGGAATGACGTCCCACACCCAGTTCCTGAGAGAACCTGAACgtgtggaggaagaggatgacTTCCTCTATGGGGGTAAAGCCCCAGCAGCAGCGGCTGAGGAGGAGCGCTATGAGAAACCTGGGCGCACAGACAGATCCAGGGATGACGGGAGGTccagcccagccagagccccggTGGAGGAGACCAAGAAGCATGAGAGTCAGGACAAGACACAGCACTTCGACAAGATCAAGAGCCTGCTCCAGGCCATCGGCCTGAACCTGAACACCTCCGAGGTCACCAAGCTGGCAGACAGGACCCAGGAGCGCCTCTACGGGACAAAGTCATCCAAACACTCATCAGattcctctgagagagagacgaAGCACTCATCTAGGCGGGGAGATCGGCATCGGCGACGCAACACCGACTCATCTGATTCCGAACGCCTCCGGTCGGCCTCGCCCTCCAGGTCTTCCCAGCAGGAGGTGTACCTCAGCCCCCAAGACACCCCGGAATATGGAGGGTTCCTTGACCCGGAAGAGGAGGCTGCCTTGGAGAAGGCAAGGCAGATGCAGAGCCTCACCAAGAAAGTGAGCGTCTCGCCCCCCaccacctctcccacctcctcctcacaTCCTGGCACATCCTATTCCACCACAAAGTGGAACTTCCCtgagaagagacagcccattgcTCCTAAGGGTTGGCCTAGCAAGGGGTGTACTACCAACTATCTCTCATCACTGCCGCCCGGTCCCTTAAGCCCCCCAAAATATTTCCCCTGTCCCATCCTTGACAAACACACCTCATGTTCCAGCTGGTCAACAAGCAGCTGGGGTGTATACTTATGTTTCACCTGTGGGACAATCCCCTGGCCTACCCACAGCCTTGCCCACCGCTTATTATGGGCATCCTGGTGCCCCCATGATACCGTTTGCAAATACTCAGCTCACACAACAAGTGAATATATTGAATCAGGTGACTGTATCGAATCCCACAATGGATGTCTTGAGTCAAATCCTCCAAGTCAACAGCCAGTCTAG
- the LOC124038189 gene encoding uncharacterized protein LOC124038189, whose product MRQKNQQRMNDTRDSRKKNATGKVPKVTFANTEPRNVWICGHSLIYWAEMRAKSPEIGMQLGMDPSSVRVWWKGTQGMTWAQLLPQLDQLKIKWPSPDVVILHLGGNDLGTHNPEALLASVKKDLTSMRSIFPQCLLVWSDILPRMSWRQTEDSEAVDNVRAAINRRIHTIIAELGGTALTHDNIMCGSDAGLYRPDGVHLSGKGIDTFNLNLQDFLEKWETEASNGPEMS is encoded by the exons ATGAGACAGAAGAATCAGCAAAGAATGAACGATACTCGTGACAGTAGGAAGAAGAACGCAACAG GAAAAGTTCCCAAAGTTACCTTTGCAAACACAGAGCCTAGGAACGTGTGGATCTGTGGCCACTCCCTTATATATTGGGCAGAGATGAGGGCCAAGTCGCCCGAGATTGGCATGCAGCTGGGCATGGACCCCAGCAGTGTGCGGGTGTGGTGGAAGGGCACACAGGGCATGACGTGGGCCCAGCTGCTGCCCCAGCTTGACCAGCTGAAGATCAAGTGGCCCAGCCCAGACGTGGTCATCCTGCACCTGGGTGGGAATGACCTGGGCACCCACAACCCTGAGGCCCTTCTGGCATCTGTGAAGAAGGACCTGACCTCCATGAGGAGCATTTTCCCACAAtgcctgttggtctggtctgacATCTTGCCCCGTATGTCCTGGAGGCAAACGGAGGACAGCGAAGCAGTGGACAATGTTAGGGCTGCCATCAACAGAAGAATTCACACCATCATCGCTGAGCTAGGTGGCACTGCTCTGACCCATGACAACATCATGTGTGGCTCAGACGCAGGCCTGTACAGGCCAGATGGTGTTCATCTGTCTGGTAAAGGTATTGATACTTTCAACTTGAACTTGCAGGACTTTTTGGAGAAGTGGGAGACCGAGGCAAGCAATGGTCCTGAGATGAGTTAA